In the genome of Deinococcus sp. QL22, one region contains:
- a CDS encoding DUF4326 domain-containing protein — protein sequence MTVTVHNARKPLPEGYTPIYVGRKTTYQPAFGADFSTLGNPFVINKSATRRDTIILYRQWLPTRLQADTPQARALEGLVERVRAGESLLLICWCAPLVCHADVIKQEVERLVEG from the coding sequence ATGACCGTGACAGTGCACAACGCCCGCAAGCCCCTTCCAGAGGGGTATACGCCGATCTATGTGGGCCGCAAGACCACCTATCAACCGGCGTTTGGCGCAGACTTCAGCACCCTCGGCAACCCGTTTGTCATCAATAAAAGCGCCACCCGAAGGGACACGATCATCCTCTACCGCCAATGGCTTCCGACCCGCCTTCAGGCGGACACCCCCCAAGCCCGTGCTTTAGAGGGTCTAGTTGAACGCGTGCGGGCAGGAGAGAGCCTGCTGCTCATCTGTTGGTGTGCGCCGCTGGTCTGCCATGCCGACGTGATCAAACAGGAAGTGGAGCGTCTGGTAGAGGGGTGA